The Bernardetia sp. ABR2-2B DNA window AAAAGCTGAAATACCGAATGGGTCAAGCCAAGCTACAATATCTTTGTATTCTAAAGAGCTAGAAAGATTAAGGGCAACAATATAAAGCACTAAAAGCAAAATTCCTTGTGTATAAACAACAAGCATTTTACGACTCAAAGCTCCACCAGCAAACATAATTGTTCCACTAATAAAAAGATTAGTTATACCAAAAAGCAAAAAGGGTTGCAAATAATGCCACAGATTGAACGCCAAAAAACGGTCAGGATTTGAAAAAGATTTGAAATAACCTAATGTCATTCCAAAAAAAGCACCACTAAAAACAAAAACCAAAACAATGAAAGACCCTATAAAACGACCAAATAGATAATCTCGTTTTGTAATAGGTGTGGTAAAGAACATCGAATGTGTTTTGTGTTCAAAATCACGTAAAACACCCACTCCCATAATTGCCGAAACAATCATACTAAAGAATGCTGTGATAATAAGAATTGTATTGGTAAGGGCAACAGGAGCATTAATCTTTACTTGTCCTGAAGCATTACCAATTTGTAAGTCATCACTCCACATTGCAATAAATGTGAGTAAAAATAAAATAGTAAAGTAAAGATAGGTAGCTGGACGCTTAACTCTATATTTGAGTTCGAAACGAATGACTTCTAGTAACATGAGAATTGGGAATTAGGAAATGGAGGTTGGAAATTAGGAAATTTCAATGAAATTAATACTATTCCTAAAATCTGAATTTTAAATTTATTTACTGGTAACTGCTAACTGATGATTACTAATTGTATTAAAATAAACATCTTCTAAATCTGCTTCTACTATTTCAAAACCTTCTTCTGGCTGCGATTCTGAAAAGACGTGAATAACTGGTTTCCCTGCACTCATCCTATCCGAAATTACATTCATTCGTTTTTGGTAGGCTTCTACTTCACTTCTCTCAATTCGTTTTCTCCAAACTTTATTTTCCAAACTTTCAATGGCTTTGAGTGGATGAACTTGTAATAAAACCTCTCCTTTATTAATAATTGCCATATCAGTGCAAAGTTCTTTTACGTCATCTACAATATGTGTAGAAAGAATAACAATCGTATTTTCTCCTAGTTCACTTAAAAGATTATGAAAGCGATTTCGTTCTGCTGGGTCTAGTCCTGCTGTGGGTTCATCTACAATAATAAGCTCTGGGTTGGCAAGAAGTGCTTGAGCAATTCCGAAACGCTGTTTCATTCCTCCACTAAAACCTCCTAAGTTTTTCTTTCTCTTGTCATATAAATTTGTTTTGTTCAAAAGAGCATGTACAACTTCTTTTCGTTCAGCTTTATTTGTAATTCCTTTCAATACTGCCAAATGGTCTAACAAAACCTCTGCACTTACTTTTGGATAAACACCAAACTCTTGTGGAAGATAACCAACAATAGAACGAACTTTGTCTTTTTCTTCTAACACATTTATTTCTGCTTTGGAAGAAGCAAAACTAATTGTTCCACTATCTGCTTCTTGAAGTGTAGCAATAGTTCTCATAAGTGATGATTTCCCTGCTCCATTAGGTCCTAGAAGACCAAACATTCCTTTGTTGATAGTTAGAGAAACATTAGAAAGAGCTTGTACGCCGTTTGCGTAAGTTTTATTTAGATTCTTGATTATCAGTTGCATAAAAAGTAGTTGAGTGATTAATAATATTTTTGATTCAGCCTTAATAGATTCTGTTTTTTCTTACAAGTTGCATATCAAGTATGAAAGTTACAGTTTTT harbors:
- a CDS encoding ABC transporter ATP-binding protein, whose protein sequence is MQLIIKNLNKTYANGVQALSNVSLTINKGMFGLLGPNGAGKSSLMRTIATLQEADSGTISFASSKAEINVLEEKDKVRSIVGYLPQEFGVYPKVSAEVLLDHLAVLKGITNKAERKEVVHALLNKTNLYDKRKKNLGGFSGGMKQRFGIAQALLANPELIIVDEPTAGLDPAERNRFHNLLSELGENTIVILSTHIVDDVKELCTDMAIINKGEVLLQVHPLKAIESLENKVWRKRIERSEVEAYQKRMNVISDRMSAGKPVIHVFSESQPEEGFEIVEADLEDVYFNTISNHQLAVTSK